The DNA region GTCATGCGCCGCAATCAGCGCGCGCAGTTTCTCGTCTTCCTCCGCCGCCAGCCCGGCGTCCAGCAGGTCCCGGATGGATTTCATGGTAAGGTCGTAAGCGGCTTTCAGAATCATGGCGGCCACCAGCAGGGCCGCGGCCGGGTCCACCCACTGAAGATTAAGGCTTGGGAAAAAACATCCGCCGATCCATATCGCCCCAAGCCCCGCCATCACGCCGGCCGAAGTCCAGACATCCATGCGCAGGTGCCAGGCGTCCGCCTCCAGGGCGATTGAATCGGTTTTTTTCCCGACAATGAAGAGCCGGCGCGAGACAAACCAGTTTATTACCGCCGAGACAAGCATTATGCCGGCGCCCCAGGCCGGTTCGTCAATCGGCCGGGGATGAATGAATTTCAGGATGGATTTGTAGATGATCCATCCGGCCGCAGTGAAGATCAGTATGGCTTCGGCCGCGCCGGCCAGGTTTTCCGCCTTGCCGTGGCCGAAAGGATGCCCGCGGTCCGCCGGCTTGCCCGAAAATTTCACGGCGGTAAAGGCGATGGCGGCGGCCAGCAGATCCATGCCGGAATGAATCGCCTCCGAAACAATCGCCACCGAGCCGATCATCGCGCCCGCGATTGTCTTTAACGCAACGAGAAAAGTGTTGGAACCAATGGAAAGCAAGGCCGCGTTCACTTTCTGGCGATGCGGCGTCATTTTTTCCTCCTTTCCGCGGCAGATATTGTTTTGCAACCATCCGCGCAAAAGTCATTTTTACCAGTAAAACCGCGGTAATCAAGATAAATACGCGGTTTGCGGCGCTAATCCGGAAACAGTCTGCCGGCAGAAGGCAATCGCAAAATGCCGCGGCCAATTGCGGCGGCGACGACCGCCTGTGCTGCCGGCCGGAAAACCCGGCAATATCCGCCGTTGAACACATTGGCGGCGGATTATTTGTCGCCGCGTTATTGACGATCGCGAAGACGAGCAAAACGCATTTTCGGCGATTTATGCGCGGTCCCCGGTCAATATGCGGTTCGGCGCGATCAAGGGGTAAAATTTCCGCCGTCACTCGTTATAGGCCGCATCCCAGAACATATATTCAAAATCAACCCCGCGTTTATAGGCCTGTCTCATTTTACGCCGGCGTTCCTCGCCGCAGTTTGTCATGTAATATTCCACCAGGTCAACAAAGACCTTTGCGTCGCTTTCCTCCCAGGACACGCCGCCATATTCGTCAATCCATTCTTGATATGGATTGTTTTCAACCGGCTCTGATTTTTTCATATCGGCGGCAACCTGGTAATAAATCCAGTTGCACGGCAAGGTCGCGGTCAATCCAACCTCAAACGGCTCGCGAGCCGCGGTTTCCATCAGATATGAACTGTAGGTTTCAGTGGTCTGGCTCGGACTGGAATCCGATAATTCCCGGTCGGTTATGCTGTAT from Kiritimatiellia bacterium includes:
- a CDS encoding TenA family protein, whose product is MRANNNKKYGLFAFFALLPTVIALTAILPGCDGEKSYTRQIWDENYPAYQEICNLPFNREVAAGTLPEKKFRNYMIQDYFYLQNYKKTYEILLTKPPDERGRTFVVNAMEAIDQEIENVHALYFKKYSITDRELSDSSPSQTTETYSSYLMETAAREPFEVGLTATLPCNWIYYQVAADMKKSEPVENNPYQEWIDEYGGVSWEESDAKVFVDLVEYYMTNCGEERRRKMRQAYKRGVDFEYMFWDAAYNE
- a CDS encoding cation diffusion facilitator family transporter, which produces MTPHRQKVNAALLSIGSNTFLVALKTIAGAMIGSVAIVSEAIHSGMDLLAAAIAFTAVKFSGKPADRGHPFGHGKAENLAGAAEAILIFTAAGWIIYKSILKFIHPRPIDEPAWGAGIMLVSAVINWFVSRRLFIVGKKTDSIALEADAWHLRMDVWTSAGVMAGLGAIWIGGCFFPSLNLQWVDPAAALLVAAMILKAAYDLTMKSIRDLLDAGLAAEEDEKLRALIAAHDPQIRGFHNLRARKSGGRRFIEFHILVNSEMTVARSHKLTDELTVKIMAIMPDSLVTIHVEPCKTPG